One window of the Amycolatopsis mediterranei genome contains the following:
- a CDS encoding bifunctional methylenetetrahydrofolate dehydrogenase/methenyltetrahydrofolate cyclohydrolase, giving the protein MTAKILDGKATKNAIFAELEPRVAALAAKGVTPGLGTVLVGNDPGSHSYVRMKHADSGKIGINSIRRDLPADITQEKLEAVIDELNADPACHGYIVQLPLPKHLDANRVLERIDPEKDADGLAPVSLGRLVLGQRGALPCTPYGIIELLKRHGVELNGARVTVVGRGITVGRTLGLLLTRRSENATVTLCHTGTRDLAAEVRRADVVVAAAGVPGIVTPDMVAPGAAVLDVGVSHVDGKLTGDVHPGVTEVAGWISPNPGGVGPMTRAMLVSNVVEAAERSVQG; this is encoded by the coding sequence GTGACGGCGAAGATTCTCGACGGCAAGGCCACCAAGAACGCCATTTTCGCGGAGCTCGAACCCCGCGTCGCGGCCCTCGCCGCGAAGGGGGTGACGCCCGGCCTCGGCACCGTCCTGGTCGGCAACGACCCGGGGTCGCACTCGTACGTGCGGATGAAGCACGCCGACAGCGGCAAGATCGGGATCAACTCGATCCGCCGCGACCTGCCGGCCGACATCACCCAGGAGAAGCTCGAAGCCGTCATCGACGAGCTGAACGCCGACCCGGCCTGCCACGGCTACATCGTCCAGCTGCCGTTGCCGAAGCACCTCGACGCGAACCGCGTGCTCGAGCGGATCGACCCGGAGAAGGACGCCGACGGTCTCGCGCCGGTCAGCCTCGGCCGGCTCGTGCTGGGCCAGCGGGGCGCGCTGCCGTGCACGCCGTACGGGATCATCGAGCTGCTCAAGCGCCACGGCGTCGAGCTGAACGGCGCGCGCGTCACCGTGGTCGGCCGCGGCATCACCGTCGGCCGCACGCTGGGCCTGCTGCTGACCCGCCGCAGCGAGAACGCCACCGTGACGCTGTGCCACACCGGCACCCGCGACCTCGCCGCCGAGGTCCGCCGCGCCGACGTCGTGGTCGCCGCGGCCGGGGTGCCGGGGATCGTCACGCCGGACATGGTCGCGCCGGGCGCCGCGGTGCTCGACGTCGGCGTGTCCCATGTGGACGGCAAGCTCACCGGCGACGTCCACCCGGGCGTCACCGAGGTCGCCGGCTGGATTTCGCCGAACCCGGGCGGGGTCGGTCCGATGACGCGGGCGATGCTCGTCAGCAACGTCGTCGAGGCGGCGGAACGCTCGGTTCAAGGCTGA
- a CDS encoding DUF3017 domain-containing protein, which yields MTVTEDRRDIGDRRSGQGRFSQLPFAVVLLVVAVAALRIFQYHWREGAALIGAALLLAAVLRLALPTARAGLLAIRGKLVDVVTFTCLAAAVLYVALTIIGGPLGSP from the coding sequence ATGACGGTGACCGAGGACCGGCGGGACATCGGCGACCGCCGGAGCGGGCAAGGCCGGTTCAGCCAGCTGCCGTTCGCGGTGGTGTTGCTGGTGGTGGCCGTCGCGGCGCTGCGGATCTTCCAGTACCACTGGCGGGAGGGCGCGGCGCTGATCGGCGCCGCGCTCCTGCTCGCCGCGGTGTTGCGGCTGGCGCTGCCGACGGCCAGGGCGGGCCTCCTGGCGATCCGGGGCAAGCTCGTCGACGTCGTGACGTTCACGTGCCTGGCGGCGGCGGTGCTGTACGTCGCCCTGACGATCATCGGCGGCCCGCTCGGGTCTCCCTGA
- a CDS encoding MFS transporter, with protein MPVALLALAIGAFGIGTTEFVMMGVLPQAAADFGVDIPTAGHLISAYALGVVVGAPLLTAVAVRLPRKTMLLAMMGLFTVGNALFALSPNQQFGVAFRFLAGLPHGAFFGAGAVVASSLVGQGERAKAVSMMFLGLTLANVIGVPLGTLLGQQVGWRATFGVVAVIGLLAIAAIAKLVPHQGKPTAEASLKNEIGAFKRPQVHLALAIVTFGLGGVFACLSYITPMLTDVAGYSPSNVTLLLSLAGVGMTIGNLLGGRLADRALMPSLYIALLALASVLGIFTITAQGKIGAAITIFFVGVAGFMIGPMMQARIMEKAGGTPSLVSAAVQSAFNIANSIGAYLGGLVIAGGLGLVAPNWVGALLAVFGLTLAIVSGTMDRREARAERRELALAS; from the coding sequence GTGCCCGTCGCGCTGCTCGCGCTCGCCATCGGAGCTTTCGGCATCGGGACCACCGAGTTCGTCATGATGGGCGTGCTGCCCCAGGCGGCCGCCGACTTCGGCGTCGACATCCCGACCGCCGGACACCTCATCTCCGCTTACGCCCTCGGCGTCGTCGTCGGCGCCCCCCTGCTCACCGCGGTCGCCGTCCGGCTGCCGCGCAAGACCATGCTGCTGGCCATGATGGGCCTGTTCACGGTGGGCAACGCCCTCTTCGCGCTGTCCCCGAACCAGCAGTTCGGCGTCGCGTTCCGGTTCCTCGCCGGCCTGCCCCACGGCGCGTTCTTCGGCGCCGGGGCCGTGGTCGCCTCCAGCCTCGTCGGCCAAGGCGAGCGCGCCAAGGCCGTGTCGATGATGTTCCTCGGCCTGACCTTGGCGAATGTCATCGGCGTGCCGCTGGGCACGCTGCTCGGCCAGCAGGTCGGCTGGCGCGCCACCTTCGGCGTCGTCGCCGTGATCGGGCTGCTCGCCATCGCCGCCATCGCGAAGCTCGTCCCGCACCAGGGCAAGCCCACCGCCGAAGCATCGCTCAAGAACGAAATCGGCGCCTTCAAGCGCCCGCAGGTGCACCTCGCGCTCGCGATCGTCACGTTCGGGCTGGGCGGCGTGTTCGCCTGCCTGTCCTACATCACGCCGATGCTGACCGACGTCGCCGGCTACTCGCCGTCGAACGTCACCCTGCTGCTGTCGCTGGCCGGGGTCGGCATGACGATCGGCAACCTGCTCGGCGGCCGGCTGGCCGACCGCGCGCTGATGCCGAGCCTGTACATCGCCCTGCTGGCGCTGGCGTCGGTGCTGGGCATCTTCACGATCACCGCGCAGGGCAAGATCGGCGCGGCGATCACGATCTTCTTCGTCGGCGTCGCCGGGTTCATGATCGGCCCGATGATGCAGGCGCGGATCATGGAAAAGGCGGGCGGCACTCCGTCCCTGGTGTCGGCCGCCGTCCAGTCCGCGTTCAACATCGCCAACTCGATCGGGGCTTACCTCGGCGGCTTGGTGATCGCGGGCGGCCTCGGCCTCGTCGCCCCCAACTGGGTCGGCGCACTACTCGCCGTCTTCGGGCTCACGCTGGCCATCGTCTCGGGCACCATGGACCGCCGCGAAGCCCGCGCCGAACGACGAGAACTCGCCCTGGCCTCCTGA
- a CDS encoding ArsR/SmtB family transcription factor, with the protein MAKHATLPPLHYPAREEITVEGVLRALADPVRLAIVRQLAATENEISCSGLTVPVTKSTLTHHLSILRQAGVVVGRQEGTTRFNSLRRNDLDALFPGLLAGVLAAPR; encoded by the coding sequence ATGGCCAAGCACGCGACCCTGCCGCCGCTCCACTACCCGGCACGGGAAGAGATCACCGTCGAAGGGGTGCTCCGCGCCCTCGCCGACCCGGTGCGGCTGGCCATCGTCCGCCAGCTGGCGGCGACCGAGAACGAGATCTCGTGCAGCGGCCTGACCGTGCCGGTGACGAAGTCCACACTCACCCACCACCTGAGCATCCTGCGCCAGGCCGGGGTCGTGGTCGGCCGCCAGGAAGGCACCACCCGGTTCAACTCGTTGCGCCGCAACGATCTCGACGCCCTGTTCCCGGGCTTGCTGGCCGGCGTTCTGGCCGCCCCGCGCTGA
- a CDS encoding MFS transporter, whose translation MSVPAPSRISVLAFGAFGVGTSGYIVAGLLPALTGELHVSATAAAQLVTAFAIAYAIGSPLFAAATGTWERRTLLVAALVVTGAGNLFAALAPGYGSLLAARVVTAVGAAVFTPAASAVAAELTTPERRGRAVALVFGGLTVALIFGVPLGSLISQHLGYRTAFALVAAFSLVSALAVRLALPTVAAPPRVGLAERFAAGRDPRVLVMLATTVLACLAAFMVYTFVSPLLAATAGVHGTTVTVLLFCYGVGGAIGNFAGGRATDRWGSRTPLLVVTVAITAVMALLPLTTVTPVAAGISLFVWGLATWSFNPPVQHRLIELSPGHAGLVLSLNASAIYLGVGLSGVVGGAVLASGGPLLLPEVAAALTLVALLLVGSVWGRVREPREQVAAG comes from the coding sequence ATGTCCGTACCTGCTCCGTCGAGGATCTCCGTTCTCGCCTTCGGCGCTTTCGGCGTCGGGACCAGCGGTTACATCGTCGCCGGGCTGCTGCCCGCGCTGACCGGCGAGCTGCACGTCTCGGCCACGGCCGCGGCGCAGCTGGTGACCGCGTTCGCCATCGCCTACGCGATCGGCTCGCCGCTGTTCGCCGCCGCCACCGGCACCTGGGAACGCCGGACGCTGCTGGTCGCCGCGCTCGTCGTCACCGGCGCCGGCAACCTGTTCGCCGCGCTCGCGCCCGGCTACGGCTCGCTGCTGGCCGCCCGGGTGGTGACCGCGGTCGGCGCCGCCGTGTTCACCCCGGCGGCGAGCGCCGTCGCGGCCGAGCTGACCACGCCCGAGCGCCGGGGCCGCGCCGTCGCGCTGGTGTTCGGCGGCCTGACGGTCGCGCTCATCTTCGGCGTCCCGCTCGGCAGCCTCATTTCCCAGCACCTCGGCTACCGGACGGCGTTCGCGCTGGTCGCCGCGTTCTCGCTGGTGAGCGCGCTGGCCGTGCGGCTGGCCCTGCCCACGGTCGCGGCGCCGCCGCGGGTCGGCCTGGCCGAGCGCTTCGCCGCGGGCCGCGATCCGCGGGTGCTCGTCATGCTGGCCACGACGGTGCTCGCCTGCTTGGCCGCGTTCATGGTCTACACGTTCGTCTCGCCCCTGCTGGCGGCGACCGCGGGCGTGCACGGCACCACCGTGACGGTGCTGCTCTTCTGCTACGGCGTCGGCGGCGCGATCGGCAACTTCGCGGGCGGCCGGGCGACCGACCGCTGGGGCTCGCGGACGCCGCTGCTCGTGGTCACCGTGGCCATCACCGCGGTGATGGCGTTGCTGCCGCTGACGACCGTGACGCCGGTCGCGGCCGGGATCTCGCTGTTCGTCTGGGGGCTGGCGACCTGGTCGTTCAACCCGCCGGTGCAGCACCGCCTGATCGAGCTGTCGCCGGGCCACGCCGGGCTGGTGCTCTCGCTCAACGCGTCCGCGATCTACCTCGGCGTCGGCCTGTCCGGCGTGGTCGGGGGAGCGGTGCTCGCTTCGGGCGGCCCGCTGCTGCTGCCCGAGGTCGCGGCCGCGCTGACCCTCGTCG